In the genome of bacterium, one region contains:
- a CDS encoding GerMN domain-containing protein has product MKKNLMAAVILILVAGAVYLFIHFTLPGPGITPPGGEVMSKPALATPQTKEMDLFFADITGRRLSLERREVTGESREDLLKSVVEELIKGPVDEDRLRTLPESVLVRAIFEREKTVWVDLGGAIQDEHPGGAWTEVLAVYSVVNTLTENFTDVSNVQILINGRESETFAGHVDISTPLTSRIQLLAGDWE; this is encoded by the coding sequence ATGAAAAAAAACCTGATGGCTGCAGTGATCCTTATCCTTGTCGCAGGGGCAGTTTATCTGTTTATACACTTTACCTTGCCGGGGCCGGGGATTACCCCTCCCGGCGGGGAGGTTATGAGCAAGCCGGCATTAGCCACCCCACAGACAAAAGAGATGGATCTGTTTTTTGCCGATATCACCGGGCGAAGGTTATCTTTGGAGCGCAGGGAAGTGACTGGAGAGAGCAGGGAAGACCTGCTCAAAAGCGTTGTGGAAGAGTTGATTAAAGGACCCGTTGATGAGGACAGGCTCAGGACCCTTCCGGAATCTGTTCTGGTCAGGGCGATCTTTGAGCGTGAAAAGACGGTCTGGGTGGATCTGGGGGGGGCGATCCAGGATGAACACCCTGGTGGAGCGTGGACCGAGGTCCTTGCGGTTTACTCGGTGGTGAACACCCTGACAGAGAACTTCACAGATGTGTCCAATGTCCAGATCCTGATAAACGGACGGGAGAGCGAGACTTTCGCCGGGCATGTGGACATCAGTACTCCTCTTACAAGCAGGATCCAGCTGCTTGCGGGGGACTGGGAATAA
- a CDS encoding N-acetylmuramoyl-L-alanine amidase produces MKAYSLTSEISVHLPGGKAGQLTVRSGMIDLQSLIEVFDLRSSLDVLGERLDLVGERGSCRLLLESPLVLSRGLFSVMSGPLVNLGGRLAIPTDFLTKALPALTGRSSSLDSRALTLGEPGSGGFQGQNPEELSKTASFIRRDQYVPEEVLQKEPKGLSVVVLDPGHGGRSLGARGSTGTREKDLVLTVTEILKTRLEEGLGIKVVLTRTADYYVGLKERTAIANNNRADLFLSIHANATFRRDIEGYETYYLSLKSTDKQARSYAEIENKALGVKGDEGDKALLEAILWDMAQTGYIQESNELASMVQKRIIGELRGRDRGVRQAPLAVLMGARMPAALVEIGYISNPEQEVRLNRQAHQKQIATALYRAIEDYHRGLLRGEIKRERP; encoded by the coding sequence ATGAAGGCTTATTCCCTGACATCGGAGATCTCCGTACACCTGCCGGGAGGCAAGGCCGGGCAGCTTACCGTACGATCGGGGATGATCGACCTGCAGTCCCTCATTGAGGTCTTCGATCTGCGTTCGAGCCTGGATGTCCTGGGGGAGAGGTTGGACCTGGTTGGTGAGCGGGGTTCTTGCCGTTTGCTGTTGGAATCACCCCTCGTCCTGTCACGGGGACTGTTCTCTGTCATGTCGGGCCCCCTTGTCAATCTGGGCGGCAGACTGGCTATTCCCACTGATTTTCTCACCAAAGCGCTGCCTGCTCTCACGGGACGCTCTTCCTCACTGGATTCCCGGGCACTGACACTCGGAGAGCCGGGTTCAGGGGGTTTCCAGGGTCAGAACCCGGAGGAATTGTCAAAAACAGCCTCCTTCATCCGTCGGGACCAGTATGTTCCGGAAGAGGTGCTCCAGAAGGAACCGAAAGGGCTTTCGGTTGTAGTTCTCGATCCAGGCCATGGGGGTAGAAGCCTTGGAGCGAGGGGAAGTACTGGAACAAGGGAAAAAGACCTCGTACTCACCGTTACGGAGATACTCAAGACCAGGCTGGAAGAAGGACTCGGGATAAAGGTCGTCCTGACTCGTACAGCCGATTACTATGTAGGGCTTAAAGAACGGACGGCCATCGCCAACAACAACCGCGCGGACCTGTTCCTGAGCATTCACGCCAACGCCACCTTCCGCCGGGATATCGAGGGTTATGAAACTTACTACCTGAGTCTTAAGTCCACTGACAAGCAGGCCCGCAGCTACGCCGAAATTGAAAATAAGGCTCTCGGGGTCAAGGGGGATGAGGGCGACAAAGCGCTTTTGGAGGCGATCCTCTGGGATATGGCCCAGACTGGTTATATCCAGGAGAGCAACGAGTTGGCATCCATGGTTCAGAAACGGATCATAGGTGAACTCAGGGGCCGGGACAGAGGAGTGCGGCAGGCTCCTCTGGCTGTTCTCATGGGTGCCAGGATGCCGGCGGCTTTGGTAGAGATCGGATATATCTCCAACCCGGAGCAGGAGGTCCGACTGAACCGCCAGGCCCATCAGAAGCAGATAGCCACGGCGCTTTATCGGGCCATCGAGGATTATCACAGGGGACTTCTCCGGGGTGAGATAAAGAGAGAACGGCCATGA
- the murI gene encoding glutamate racemase, protein MIKLGIFDSGVGGLTVYKEVSQALPGADIHYFGDTARVPYGTKSAETVTRYSVQISRYLCERGVDAVVVACNTASAYAIDLLSSVMPIPVFGVVAPGAAAAVRSTSNGIIGVIGTRGTVASGAYQRAITELDPDIKVLAAPCPLFVPLVEEGWLLDPITREVAIRYLKPLIEKGVDTLVLGCTHYPMLKEVISIVMGTEITLIDSAEETAITLKNFLDDNGFVDETGSGTDLFEVTDLPERFLDVGQVFLDRKLENVQQVTILERDE, encoded by the coding sequence TTGATCAAGTTGGGAATATTTGACAGCGGTGTTGGCGGGCTTACTGTCTACAAGGAGGTAAGCCAGGCGCTGCCCGGTGCCGACATCCACTATTTCGGGGATACTGCCCGTGTTCCCTACGGAACCAAGTCTGCTGAAACCGTCACCCGCTACAGCGTGCAGATAAGCCGTTATCTTTGCGAAAGGGGTGTAGATGCGGTGGTAGTTGCCTGCAACACGGCCTCCGCATACGCCATTGATCTGCTCAGCAGCGTCATGCCCATCCCTGTGTTCGGAGTTGTGGCGCCGGGAGCAGCTGCGGCTGTGCGTTCTACCTCCAACGGTATAATAGGTGTGATCGGCACCAGGGGGACTGTTGCGAGCGGAGCCTACCAGCGCGCTATCACAGAACTTGACCCTGATATCAAGGTGTTGGCCGCCCCTTGCCCCCTCTTCGTGCCGTTAGTTGAAGAGGGGTGGCTGCTGGACCCCATCACCCGGGAGGTTGCCATCAGGTACCTTAAGCCGCTGATAGAAAAGGGGGTGGATACCCTGGTCCTCGGGTGCACACATTACCCCATGCTCAAGGAGGTCATTTCCATAGTCATGGGAACCGAGATCACCCTCATAGATTCTGCCGAAGAGACGGCTATAACCCTTAAAAATTTTCTGGACGACAACGGTTTCGTGGATGAGACTGGTTCAGGTACCGACCTGTTTGAGGTCACCGACTTGCCTGAGAGATTTCTGGATGTAGGGCAGGTTTTTTTGGACCGGAAACTCGAAAATGTTCAACAGGTAACGATATTGGAAAGGGATGAGTGA